The Dethiobacter alkaliphilus AHT 1 nucleotide sequence CATCATCCGGGCTTATTTTTCCGAAGGATCGTACTCTGCTCCCCAGGGATTGGAAAGCCCGCCTGCCATGTTTATTCCCACTGCGGTTTTAACGGTGATGTGCTTTGTGTTTGGATTTTATGCTCAGCAGACCACTCTCCCGCTGGTTAATCTGATTGTTGCCTCCATATTCCAATAGCGAAAGGAGTTGTAGACAAATATGAACACAATTCTCTGGCAACCGTGGGCAGCCATAGGAGTTTTGGCCGTGTCCGCCCTGATGGTATGGCTTGGCGGCGAGAAAAACCATAAAACAGGTTCAGCTCTTTCGCTGTGTTCGCTTACCGCCGCATTTGTTATTTTGGTCACTTTAGTCAAAAGCGTTCTGGCCGGGGAGCGGCTTGGTGCTACTTTAGATATGCTGCCGCCTTTTGGCCTGTCAATACAAATAGATCTTCTCAGCCTTTCGCTGGCGCTATTGTTTCTCTTTTGCGGTGCAGTTCTTGCATTATATACCGCAACCTACCCGCTGAAACAGGGATACCGTCGCTTTAAGGCCATATTTCTCTTTATCCTGGCCTGTGCCACCGGGGTGGTACTGGCAGGGGACCTGCTTACGCTGTTTCTCTTCTTTGAAGCCATGTCCCTCTCCTTTTTCCTGCTGGTTATCCACCATCGTACCCGTGAAGCCGTGGCCGCTACAATGAAATTTCTGTACATGACGGTGGGAGGCAGTGTGCTCTACTTTATGGCCCTGGCAGTGGTTTTTGTGCAGTCACAGAATTTTTCCTGGCAGGACGGCGGGTTTATGACGGCTGGAGCGTATACCTCGCTGGCCTTTGTGGGTTTTGCCATCGCCTTTGGCATGAAGGCAGGGATGTTTCCGCTTCATCTGTGGATGGCAGACGTATATGGGCAGGCGCCTCCGCCGGCGGTGGCGCTGTCGTCTATGATAATGCTGAAAACCGGGGCCTATGGCATGATTCGTATCTTTCATCAGGTATTCGGTGTGGAATTAATCCGTGAGCAGGGTTGGCATGTGGTAATCCTGGTCCTGGCCATCATCTCCATCATCTATGGTTCCCTCTGCGCCTTTGCTGAGCGGGACCTGCCCCGTCGCCTGGCATATTCAGGTATTGCTCAG carries:
- a CDS encoding complex I subunit 5 family protein; this encodes MNTILWQPWAAIGVLAVSALMVWLGGEKNHKTGSALSLCSLTAAFVILVTLVKSVLAGERLGATLDMLPPFGLSIQIDLLSLSLALLFLFCGAVLALYTATYPLKQGYRRFKAIFLFILACATGVVLAGDLLTLFLFFEAMSLSFFLLVIHHRTREAVAATMKFLYMTVGGSVLYFMALAVVFVQSQNFSWQDGGFMTAGAYTSLAFVGFAIAFGMKAGMFPLHLWMADVYGQAPPPAVALSSMIMLKTGAYGMIRIFHQVFGVELIREQGWHVVILVLAIISIIYGSLCAFAERDLPRRLAYSGIAQLGYILFGISLLTSEALIGGVYHIMGHAMMKGTLLLCAGAILAKTGKRKIADLAGIGWQMPLTMSCFSFAALTAVGLPPMNIFISKWYLSLGALVNEQPLLILILLLSSVMNAAYYLPIAFTAFFGERNRDLHASLLWDRLPLGMWVSMLLLAIGSVAFGLGAENVPLNWAQNIAAAFFN